A genomic window from Chlorobium phaeobacteroides DSM 266 includes:
- a CDS encoding glycosyltransferase family 117 protein — MTHRVINRIIAVILFLVAELLYLRTMAPTLSFWDCGEFIATAYTLGIPHPPGAPLFLLLGRLFSMIPFFSDIGARVNLISTLASSATVMLTYLITLRFIILYRKSDPDGWSSSEKVSAYGSSVIAALALAFSDSFWFNAVEAEVYALSSLFTALVTWLMLRWYDDDPLPGNERWLMAVMYIIGLSIGVHLLSLLALFAVAMVYCFKKYEVTPRSVALFVVGSSGLFILIYQIIIKGLPVLLQWSSWSGFFVLAMLLVSGIWYTHSKRLVLLNTLVVSLLLIVIGYTSYGMIFIRAQAGPPINENNPSTPEAFYSYLNRDQYGEMPLWPRRWSPEPVHQYFYQQYSSDLDYFLSYQLNHMYLRYLGWQFIGREHDMEGAGVDWSVLWGLPFLFGFAGAVAHFRRQWKMGLVVTALFILTGAALVIYLNQTEPQPRERDYSYVGSFFAFAIWIGIGVETLLHVMAERLKLQAERHRLALALLTVTAALLLINGKMLQANYRMHDRSGNYVPWDWAWNMLQSCDKDAILFTNGDNDTFPLWYLQEVERIRTDVRVVNLSLANTGWYLQQLKNTSPRGAKTVAFGMGDGELASITYEPLDSVEVSVPAAKASRELLQESRLQGITLASVPPETMQWVMKPTVMFEGLGYLRPQDRAVYEIVTSNFPQRSIYFALTVDTESMIGLEKNLRLDGLAYKVVPNKSSDPMSNVNPALLYHKLLGVYRYHNLDNPEISLEETSRRLCANYSPLFIRLALALADDPEASLRVEGKSGLAVLKKRSAMALEVLNTASVLLPPDRYPLNPELAGTVTALYARLGEKKKAYPYIAYLEKLVKTTDLHTDPRLFYMLAGAYRAIGREQDALRVITLLSRELQEPRLLEEFEKMKE; from the coding sequence ATGACACATCGGGTAATTAACCGTATTATTGCAGTTATTCTTTTTCTGGTTGCCGAGCTTCTCTATCTCAGAACCATGGCTCCCACTCTCTCTTTCTGGGATTGCGGAGAGTTTATTGCAACAGCTTATACGCTTGGAATTCCTCATCCTCCGGGAGCGCCGCTTTTTCTTCTTTTGGGCAGGCTCTTTTCCATGATTCCCTTTTTCAGCGACATCGGCGCTCGGGTGAACCTTATCAGCACGCTTGCGAGCTCGGCAACCGTGATGTTGACCTATCTCATCACGCTCCGATTTATTATTCTGTACCGCAAAAGCGATCCTGATGGCTGGAGTTCGTCTGAAAAGGTATCTGCATATGGAAGTTCCGTTATCGCGGCGCTTGCCCTTGCTTTTTCCGACAGTTTCTGGTTCAATGCGGTTGAAGCGGAAGTGTATGCCCTCTCATCGCTTTTTACGGCGCTGGTTACATGGCTGATGCTTCGCTGGTATGACGATGATCCACTTCCGGGCAATGAACGATGGCTTATGGCGGTCATGTACATTATCGGTCTCTCAATCGGAGTGCATCTGCTCAGTCTTCTCGCCCTTTTCGCGGTAGCTATGGTGTACTGCTTTAAAAAATATGAGGTAACCCCGCGCTCTGTCGCCTTATTTGTCGTTGGATCGTCCGGGCTGTTTATCCTGATCTACCAGATCATCATCAAGGGGCTTCCGGTTCTTCTCCAGTGGAGTTCATGGTCAGGTTTTTTCGTTCTTGCCATGTTGCTGGTATCTGGTATATGGTACACACACAGTAAAAGACTTGTACTCCTCAACACGCTTGTGGTCTCCCTGCTTCTTATTGTGATAGGTTACACCTCATACGGCATGATCTTTATCCGCGCACAGGCCGGACCGCCGATCAACGAGAATAATCCATCAACTCCCGAAGCATTTTATTCCTATCTCAACCGGGACCAGTACGGAGAGATGCCTCTTTGGCCGCGTCGATGGTCTCCTGAACCCGTACATCAGTATTTTTATCAGCAGTACTCAAGCGATCTTGACTATTTTCTGTCCTACCAGCTCAACCATATGTATCTGCGTTATCTTGGCTGGCAGTTTATAGGGCGTGAACACGACATGGAAGGTGCCGGGGTTGACTGGTCGGTGCTGTGGGGGCTTCCGTTTCTTTTCGGTTTTGCCGGAGCTGTTGCCCATTTCAGGAGGCAGTGGAAAATGGGTCTTGTGGTGACTGCGCTTTTTATTCTGACAGGAGCCGCTCTGGTGATCTATCTGAACCAGACTGAACCGCAGCCGAGAGAACGCGATTACAGTTACGTTGGAAGTTTTTTTGCTTTTGCGATCTGGATCGGTATCGGGGTCGAAACACTCCTGCATGTAATGGCGGAAAGGTTGAAGCTGCAAGCTGAACGTCATCGCCTCGCGCTTGCCCTTTTGACGGTGACCGCAGCTCTTCTTTTAATCAACGGCAAAATGCTGCAGGCAAACTACCGGATGCATGACCGGTCGGGCAACTATGTCCCGTGGGATTGGGCATGGAACATGCTGCAAAGCTGTGACAAGGACGCTATTCTTTTCACCAATGGCGATAATGATACCTTTCCGCTCTGGTATCTTCAGGAAGTCGAACGCATCAGAACAGATGTTCGGGTGGTGAACCTGAGTCTTGCCAATACGGGATGGTATTTGCAGCAGCTTAAAAACACCTCTCCGAGGGGAGCCAAAACGGTTGCATTCGGTATGGGTGACGGTGAGCTTGCCTCGATTACCTACGAGCCGCTTGACTCCGTGGAGGTGTCCGTTCCAGCCGCCAAAGCTTCGCGTGAGCTTCTGCAGGAGTCGCGCCTTCAGGGCATTACACTTGCTTCTGTACCTCCGGAGACGATGCAGTGGGTTATGAAGCCAACAGTAATGTTTGAAGGTCTGGGTTACCTGCGCCCCCAGGATCGAGCCGTCTACGAAATCGTGACCAGTAATTTTCCGCAGCGTTCGATTTACTTTGCGCTCACCGTTGATACCGAAAGCATGATTGGTCTTGAAAAAAACCTGCGGCTTGACGGTCTTGCCTACAAGGTGGTGCCGAATAAAAGCAGTGACCCGATGAGTAATGTCAATCCTGCGCTGCTCTATCATAAGCTTCTCGGAGTGTATCGCTACCACAATCTCGACAATCCGGAGATTTCACTCGAAGAGACTTCCCGCAGGTTGTGCGCAAACTATTCGCCGCTTTTCATCAGACTTGCTCTTGCGCTTGCCGACGACCCCGAGGCCTCTTTGCGGGTAGAGGGCAAGTCCGGTTTGGCAGTCTTGAAGAAACGGAGCGCCATGGCGCTTGAAGTTCTCAATACGGCCTCGGTTCTTCTTCCGCCGGATCGCTATCCCCTCAATCCCGAACTTGCCGGAACAGTCACAGCGCTCTACGCAAGGCTTGGAGAAAAGAAGAAAGCATATCCGTATATTGCATATCTTGAAAAGCTTGTAAAAACAACCGATCTTCATACGGATCCCCGTTTGTTTTATATGCTTGCAGGAGCGTATCGCGCTATTGGAAGAGAGCAGGACGCATTGCGGGTCATTACATTGCTTTCCCGTGAATTACAGGAGCCTCGCCTGCTGGAGGAATTTGAAAAAATGAAAGAATAA
- the hemW gene encoding radical SAM family heme chaperone HemW, which produces MLSLYVHIPFCRTRCSYCDFYLVTRQDLVDPFFEALLAETRARLSLLKGRSVKAIHFGGGTPSLLPVRHLVRWLELASTYCSFTPDVEITLEANPEDLAGGRMFELHAAGINRLSIGVQSFIQRKLAALGRSHTREDALRAVRAAGDLFQSVSVDLICAVPCETRDEWASDLRDATALQLPHLSVYMLSVEPKTRLHRKVSRGEVTVPDEDIQATLYEDALGNLAGHGYRHYEVSNFSVEGHHSRYNLACWMREPYIGFGPSAHSFIREGGVEIRQANVSVLSRYIADPQNAVTFYEELSEKERFLEQVFLTLRINSGLDIGFLRKGNKLGHYMTEKIEELTARGWVLDEGGQLFLTSKGFLFADHIAGELVSD; this is translated from the coding sequence ATGCTGAGCCTATACGTTCACATTCCTTTCTGCCGTACCCGCTGCTCTTATTGCGATTTTTATCTTGTTACCCGTCAGGATCTTGTCGATCCATTTTTTGAGGCGCTTTTAGCAGAAACCAGAGCGCGCCTCTCCCTGCTTAAAGGCCGGAGTGTCAAGGCGATTCATTTTGGAGGAGGTACCCCGTCACTCCTTCCGGTACGCCACCTTGTCCGATGGCTTGAACTTGCCAGTACTTATTGCTCGTTTACTCCTGATGTGGAGATAACGCTCGAAGCAAATCCCGAAGATCTGGCCGGAGGGCGCATGTTTGAGTTGCATGCAGCAGGAATAAACCGTCTCAGTATCGGCGTTCAGTCGTTCATCCAGCGAAAGCTTGCCGCTCTCGGCCGGTCGCATACCCGAGAAGATGCGCTTCGGGCTGTCAGAGCAGCGGGGGATCTCTTTCAATCCGTCAGTGTCGATCTTATTTGTGCTGTCCCGTGCGAAACCAGGGATGAGTGGGCTTCGGATCTTCGGGATGCGACAGCGCTGCAACTGCCGCATCTTTCGGTCTACATGCTTTCGGTCGAGCCTAAAACCCGGCTGCATCGAAAGGTCAGTCGAGGAGAAGTGACTGTTCCCGACGAAGATATTCAGGCCACGCTGTATGAAGATGCTCTCGGTAATCTTGCCGGGCATGGATACCGACATTACGAAGTATCGAATTTCTCTGTTGAGGGCCATCACTCGCGATACAACCTTGCCTGCTGGATGCGTGAACCCTATATCGGGTTTGGCCCTTCCGCACACAGTTTTATCCGGGAGGGCGGTGTCGAAATTCGGCAGGCCAATGTTTCCGTGCTCTCCCGTTATATCGCCGATCCTCAAAACGCTGTAACCTTTTATGAGGAGCTTTCAGAAAAGGAGCGTTTTCTGGAGCAGGTATTTTTAACATTGCGCATAAACAGCGGGCTTGATATTGGGTTTTTGCGAAAAGGGAATAAATTAGGGCATTACATGACAGAAAAAATCGAAGAATTAACGGCAAGAGGATGGGTGCTTGACGAGGGCGGTCAGCTTTTTCTCACCTCGAAAGGGTTTCTGTTTGCCGATCATATCGCAGGAGAGCTTGTTTCCGATTAA
- a CDS encoding D-glycero-alpha-D-manno-heptose-1,7-bisphosphate 7-phosphatase, translated as MPNYIKVLFLDRDGTINEDTGSYVATREQFRLIERAGEAIALAREAGFRIVVVTNQAGIARGIATVGQVEDIHLYLSELLTLYKTSIDGCYYCPSHPDFPHPDDDRYIQCRKPETGMVDRAVADFLADGFIVDRSSSFFIGDKVLDVECGLRAGLRTVLVRTGHNEEKLCLEQQIIPDFIADDLYQAITGYILS; from the coding sequence ATGCCGAATTACATAAAGGTGCTTTTTCTCGACAGGGACGGTACGATAAACGAAGATACAGGTTCGTATGTTGCAACGCGTGAGCAGTTCCGGCTCATTGAGAGAGCAGGGGAGGCTATCGCGCTTGCAAGGGAAGCAGGCTTCAGAATTGTTGTGGTGACCAATCAGGCCGGCATTGCCCGCGGCATAGCCACCGTCGGGCAGGTTGAGGATATTCATCTCTACCTGAGCGAGCTGCTCACCCTGTACAAAACCAGCATTGACGGATGTTATTACTGCCCGTCTCATCCCGATTTTCCCCATCCCGACGACGACCGGTACATACAGTGTCGCAAGCCGGAAACAGGGATGGTTGATCGAGCCGTTGCGGATTTTCTTGCTGATGGTTTTATTGTCGATCGAAGCAGTTCGTTTTTTATTGGCGACAAGGTTCTGGATGTTGAGTGTGGCTTGCGTGCCGGCTTGCGAACGGTGCTGGTGAGAACCGGCCACAATGAGGAAAAACTGTGCCTTGAGCAACAGATCATTCCGGACTTCATAGCTGATGATCTTTATCAAGCCATTACCGGGTATATTCTTTCGTGA
- a CDS encoding starch synthase — protein MARRNFKVLYVSGEVSPFVRFSALADFMASFPQAVEEEGFEARIMMPKYGTINDRKFRLHDVLRLSDIEVHLKEKTDLLHVKVTALPSSKIQTYFLYNEKYFKRNGLFTDMHSGNDTKVNTEKIIFFNVGVLETLQRLGWKPDIIHCHDWHASLIPLLLRTVYASNEFFKDIKTVLTIHNIYRQGILPFKIFQKLLPEEVCSGLHRQNDEVNMLYTGVEHVDLLTTTSKQYADTIRLDGEETYGLGRILEERKENLHGILNGIDTRQWNPATDKLIKKRYSIERLDGKADNKKALQEEAGLSVDAERPLVGVIAGFDEFQGADLLARSLEKLVALDMQLVICGSGDKVYEKTFRDFAEQYPEQVSLQIEYTDAFMHLAIAGMDILLMPGRIESCGMMQLFAMSYGTIPVVYAGGGIIETIHELQEGIGSGFIFHEYTDDSLVGKLSEALAMYSDEERWPQLVHEAMSKDFAWKSSAEEYDQLYRQLLEP, from the coding sequence ATGGCCAGAAGAAATTTTAAGGTTCTTTATGTCTCTGGTGAAGTTTCTCCTTTCGTAAGATTCAGCGCGCTGGCTGATTTTATGGCATCATTCCCTCAGGCTGTCGAAGAAGAGGGTTTTGAGGCGCGTATCATGATGCCGAAATATGGTACCATCAATGATCGGAAGTTCCGATTGCATGATGTTCTGCGTCTTTCCGATATTGAGGTTCATCTCAAGGAGAAAACTGATCTGCTGCATGTTAAAGTGACAGCGCTTCCTTCAAGCAAAATCCAGACCTATTTTCTCTACAACGAGAAATATTTCAAGCGCAACGGACTTTTTACCGACATGCACAGCGGTAATGATACCAAAGTGAATACTGAAAAAATAATATTTTTCAATGTCGGTGTGCTTGAGACCCTGCAGCGACTCGGGTGGAAACCGGACATTATTCACTGCCATGACTGGCACGCAAGTCTCATTCCGCTGCTACTCAGAACGGTCTATGCCTCGAACGAGTTTTTCAAGGATATTAAAACCGTGCTGACAATTCATAATATCTATCGTCAGGGGATTCTGCCGTTCAAGATATTTCAGAAACTTCTCCCTGAGGAGGTTTGTTCAGGCCTGCATCGACAAAACGATGAGGTGAACATGCTCTATACCGGAGTCGAACATGTTGATCTGTTGACAACCACCTCAAAACAGTATGCCGATACCATAAGGCTCGATGGTGAGGAGACCTATGGACTTGGTCGAATTCTTGAAGAGCGAAAGGAAAATCTGCACGGTATTCTCAACGGTATCGATACCCGGCAGTGGAATCCCGCAACAGACAAGCTGATAAAAAAGCGGTACAGCATTGAACGGCTCGACGGCAAGGCTGACAACAAGAAAGCCCTGCAGGAAGAGGCAGGTCTCTCTGTTGACGCAGAGCGCCCTCTTGTTGGAGTTATTGCAGGTTTTGATGAGTTTCAGGGTGCCGATCTGCTTGCCAGGAGCCTTGAAAAGCTCGTTGCGCTTGATATGCAACTTGTCATCTGCGGATCGGGAGATAAAGTCTATGAAAAGACGTTCCGTGATTTTGCCGAGCAGTATCCTGAACAGGTGAGTCTCCAGATAGAGTATACCGATGCCTTTATGCATCTTGCCATCGCTGGAATGGATATTCTTCTGATGCCGGGAAGAATCGAGTCGTGCGGCATGATGCAGCTTTTTGCCATGAGTTATGGCACCATTCCCGTCGTCTATGCGGGTGGCGGTATTATTGAAACGATCCATGAACTTCAGGAAGGGATCGGTTCAGGGTTCATTTTCCACGAGTATACAGACGATTCGCTTGTAGGGAAGCTTTCCGAGGCGCTTGCCATGTATAGTGATGAGGAGCGCTGGCCGCAGCTTGTTCATGAAGCCATGTCGAAGGATTTTGCCTGGAAAAGCTCGGCAGAGGAGTATGACCAGTTATATCGTCAACTTCTTGAGCCGTAA
- a CDS encoding Ig-like domain-containing protein, whose translation MDRPPSGGPVDAAPLQVIFSDPLTGATKTSPKIIRLSFTHAIALKELQKSIFFTPRISNYDIFVHGREAEIRIYEPLQDDRTYSVMIRRQLSDYRGATLSTPWTLSFATGPVIDNGSLSGRVFNADLSPAENALIMLYRKAASGTDPDYVVQTDQTGAFRLDHIRTGLYRLIAVHDRNLNLHFDPATEETAIPGSEFVAAGTSSLLMRFAPQKDAKPALFADTEKNRTEETGTIKGSCLADARWLIIEAKALNSSKVWRITAAPTQKGLFRFTFASLPEGDYTISAFIPSGNRKPDAHITWSPGKLDPFTPSDPFGLYPKAVHVRPGWDAETIDFTISAPDR comes from the coding sequence ATGGATCGCCCGCCTTCTGGCGGACCTGTTGACGCCGCACCGCTGCAGGTTATTTTTTCCGATCCCCTGACAGGAGCGACAAAAACAAGTCCGAAAATCATACGACTCTCTTTCACTCATGCCATTGCCCTGAAAGAGTTGCAGAAATCGATTTTTTTCACTCCCCGTATCAGCAACTACGATATTTTTGTTCACGGACGGGAAGCGGAGATAAGAATTTATGAACCGCTTCAGGATGACCGCACCTACTCGGTCATGATCCGACGACAGCTCAGCGACTATCGCGGCGCGACACTTTCGACACCCTGGACGCTCTCGTTTGCCACCGGGCCGGTTATCGACAACGGATCGCTCTCCGGCAGGGTGTTCAACGCCGATCTATCGCCTGCCGAAAATGCACTGATCATGCTTTACAGAAAAGCGGCTTCAGGTACGGATCCTGATTACGTCGTACAGACAGATCAGACCGGAGCATTCAGGCTTGACCATATCCGTACAGGGCTCTATCGCCTCATTGCCGTGCATGACCGCAATCTCAACCTGCACTTCGACCCGGCGACAGAAGAAACTGCCATTCCGGGCAGCGAGTTCGTTGCAGCGGGAACCTCATCGCTCCTCATGCGCTTTGCTCCGCAAAAAGACGCGAAACCGGCACTCTTCGCTGATACCGAAAAAAACAGGACGGAAGAAACCGGTACCATCAAAGGAAGCTGCCTTGCCGATGCCAGATGGCTCATCATCGAGGCTAAAGCGCTCAACAGCTCAAAAGTATGGAGAATAACCGCTGCTCCGACTCAAAAAGGTCTGTTCCGTTTTACCTTTGCCAGTCTGCCTGAAGGCGACTATACCATCAGCGCCTTTATCCCCTCGGGAAACAGAAAACCGGACGCTCATATAACATGGAGTCCCGGCAAGCTTGATCCGTTCACCCCCTCAGACCCTTTCGGTCTGTATCCAAAGGCTGTTCACGTCCGACCAGGATGGGACGCCGAAACCATCGATTTCACCATCAGCGCTCCTGATCGCTGA
- the bchJ gene encoding bacteriochlorophyll 4-vinyl reductase codes for MNTPSKIGPNSIIQTVTALEKNFGKNEAEAILKRIGQGHWIGNLPTEMTDESKFHALVIALEKGIGEQKTAAILEESGSRTAAYLLKVRIPGIFQKFLKLLPPGLAFKLFLFAISKNAWTFAGSGEFSYTTAKAPQIVVRVTCPSKKVVGSFYLGTFTALLKELVNPDTRIRAIIKGEGKSILCTYICTI; via the coding sequence ATGAACACTCCTTCGAAAATCGGTCCCAACTCCATTATTCAAACTGTAACCGCCCTTGAAAAAAACTTCGGCAAAAACGAAGCCGAAGCAATCCTCAAACGCATTGGCCAGGGGCACTGGATCGGCAATCTTCCCACGGAGATGACTGATGAATCGAAATTCCACGCGCTGGTAATCGCGCTTGAAAAAGGGATCGGAGAGCAGAAAACAGCCGCAATCCTCGAAGAGTCCGGCAGCAGAACGGCAGCCTACCTCCTCAAGGTGCGCATACCCGGCATCTTTCAAAAGTTTCTCAAACTCCTCCCTCCGGGACTCGCCTTCAAACTCTTTCTCTTCGCCATCAGCAAAAATGCGTGGACCTTCGCAGGAAGCGGCGAGTTCAGCTACACGACCGCAAAGGCCCCGCAGATCGTCGTACGAGTCACCTGTCCAAGTAAAAAGGTTGTCGGCAGCTTCTACCTCGGCACCTTTACCGCGTTGCTAAAAGAGCTGGTAAACCCCGATACCAGGATTCGGGCTATCATCAAGGGAGAGGGCAAGAGCATTCTCTGCACCTATATCTGCACGATCTGA
- a CDS encoding DUF2934 domain-containing protein produces the protein METRNEETIRTLAYELWLNRGAPCNYTQDIDWLESERIILSRSLDPVIDPVVSEPVETDSSAEVPAPPEVTGPARRTNKWMQAHWEQIGFKPLKQLCLPSTHDSGTYRLDLKLAPDAADLIKTLYNYADTENNATGVRKYIRGMAICQSLTIREQLDIGIRVIDLRVCKVDGVYYCCHALLGDEIRVLLKDMAEFLAANPYEVVFVKVGLKEMSVAEETEAWSYLVSHTDPYGIKYPKEKVAGDDSPLDPDFSMETLASLKANHDRRCLLLSDDYFTSNYSDEITTTDGVISRLESRTMEIEGEERANREAKRESGKPTAIDRRLFEAQCFRPTSQFNYGAGYIQAEGAISLGALAGLAGLSLNYVPLLKTVFKGDEHTPVPANLHENAQNSRSIVREYFTWLAGNPHIARPQVINCDYFQEVPLVDIAIQISIGQPVPDLSGVQDIPVPELRMDWFTATVGLVPNLVAFAAMLAGVGCCDLGRYLDDNIPGITGDVLGAALKGAGYACGEVAQTIHTVLKLTADELNTVLRQIGYASDEIEQAFVNMGEGFVDFFSDAGEEAERIAIDATRMAEEAARIAAAETAREAERIALETARIAEEAARATANALNPSRW, from the coding sequence ATGGAAACCCGTAACGAAGAGACAATCCGCACGCTTGCTTATGAACTCTGGCTTAATCGCGGCGCTCCCTGTAATTATACCCAGGATATCGACTGGCTGGAGAGCGAACGAATAATTTTATCCCGCTCTCTTGATCCCGTAATTGACCCGGTCGTGAGCGAACCGGTTGAAACGGACTCTTCCGCAGAGGTTCCCGCGCCTCCCGAAGTTACCGGTCCGGCACGGAGAACGAACAAGTGGATGCAGGCGCACTGGGAGCAGATCGGCTTCAAGCCGCTCAAGCAGCTTTGCCTGCCAAGTACTCACGACTCCGGAACGTATCGGCTGGATCTGAAACTCGCTCCTGATGCAGCGGATCTCATAAAGACGCTCTATAACTATGCCGATACCGAGAATAATGCGACCGGCGTCCGCAAATACATTCGGGGGATGGCCATCTGCCAGAGCCTCACTATCCGGGAACAGCTCGATATCGGTATTCGCGTTATCGATCTGCGCGTCTGCAAGGTGGACGGCGTGTACTATTGCTGCCATGCTCTCCTTGGTGACGAAATACGCGTACTGCTGAAGGATATGGCCGAGTTTCTCGCCGCAAATCCCTATGAGGTTGTTTTCGTCAAGGTCGGCCTTAAGGAGATGAGTGTCGCGGAAGAAACAGAGGCATGGTCGTATCTGGTAAGCCACACTGATCCGTATGGCATAAAATACCCGAAGGAGAAGGTTGCTGGCGACGACAGCCCGCTCGATCCGGATTTTTCAATGGAAACGCTTGCTTCGTTGAAGGCAAATCATGACAGGCGGTGTCTTCTTTTATCGGATGACTATTTTACGAGCAATTACTCTGACGAGATTACAACCACGGATGGAGTTATCTCCAGACTGGAAAGCAGGACAATGGAGATCGAAGGGGAAGAGCGGGCGAATCGCGAGGCGAAGAGAGAGAGCGGAAAACCGACGGCCATAGATCGCAGACTTTTCGAAGCGCAATGTTTTCGGCCAACGAGCCAATTCAATTACGGAGCGGGATATATTCAGGCGGAAGGTGCGATTTCGCTTGGAGCGCTGGCTGGCCTTGCGGGACTATCATTAAATTACGTTCCGTTACTAAAGACGGTGTTCAAGGGCGATGAGCATACTCCTGTTCCGGCAAATCTTCATGAAAACGCGCAAAACTCAAGAAGTATCGTTAGGGAGTACTTTACCTGGCTTGCCGGCAATCCCCATATAGCCCGTCCACAGGTTATCAACTGCGATTATTTTCAGGAGGTTCCGCTTGTCGATATCGCCATACAGATCAGCATAGGTCAGCCCGTTCCCGATCTTTCGGGGGTTCAGGATATTCCGGTTCCTGAACTCAGGATGGACTGGTTCACGGCGACGGTGGGATTGGTTCCCAATCTGGTGGCTTTTGCTGCAATGCTGGCGGGTGTGGGCTGCTGCGATCTTGGAAGGTACCTGGACGATAACATTCCCGGTATTACCGGAGATGTGCTCGGTGCCGCTCTGAAAGGAGCAGGATATGCATGTGGCGAAGTTGCTCAAACCATTCATACCGTTCTGAAACTCACTGCCGACGAGCTGAACACGGTGCTTCGTCAGATCGGTTATGCATCCGATGAAATTGAACAGGCATTCGTCAACATGGGAGAGGGATTTGTGGATTTCTTTTCCGATGCCGGAGAGGAGGCTGAACGAATCGCTATAGATGCTACCCGAATGGCGGAAGAGGCTGCCCGGATTGCTGCTGCGGAGACCGCAAGGGAGGCTGAACGCATAGCTCTCGAAACAGCTCGAATTGCCGAGGAAGCGGCAAGGGCAACCGCAAATGCCCTGAACCCGTCAAGGTGGTAA
- a CDS encoding SAM-dependent methyltransferase produces the protein MNSSEQLSFRFLGNFFHGVPQLHAEWSLRVRLSAIEERRRITFWAAPDSALNDEAGFRSVEQLLREIAAPESVCERQKRLAPDCLWQGFATSPGTPDQKHVLYLHHRDRKTGKVHYDAVKWGPDGSVELSCYEFSFFPCTPDGRKPADHIHPDLSGVFDCLLEDSLLQSISGFWLRHRYSKTDRVDLAFPWHPPLRKILNALKRFMPAAAFDALKSYQFHPIRHVAFSTTYETEPSMTVYFSAPLSGDWPPDFTSFQDAIRISGTALHHAIEKRFLEHIPPAALTPNTCLEKFYNTSSVETWQRVLGTTMHYHFGIFCHEEQEGSLNCSSDEPFDRAVTELFEFIPYGSSIYDVGCGWGGPARLLSREHGCHVLSCTISETQYRYLSASGLRVRYGDAETTLPPGIFDCMLLIESFEHMRDKVRLLHILRLFGKKLVML, from the coding sequence ATGAATTCCAGCGAACAGCTTTCGTTTCGATTCCTTGGCAATTTTTTTCACGGAGTGCCGCAACTCCATGCGGAATGGTCTTTACGGGTTCGCCTCTCCGCTATCGAAGAACGAAGGCGCATAACATTCTGGGCCGCTCCTGATTCGGCTTTGAATGACGAGGCCGGTTTTCGTTCTGTCGAGCAACTGCTCAGGGAAATTGCTGCTCCGGAGAGTGTATGCGAACGTCAGAAGCGCCTCGCTCCGGATTGCCTCTGGCAGGGATTTGCAACATCGCCGGGCACTCCTGATCAGAAGCATGTTCTTTATCTGCATCACCGCGACAGGAAAACCGGAAAGGTGCACTATGATGCCGTCAAATGGGGTCCGGACGGAAGTGTGGAATTAAGCTGCTATGAGTTCAGTTTTTTTCCCTGCACTCCGGATGGACGGAAGCCTGCCGATCATATCCATCCGGACCTTTCCGGAGTGTTCGATTGTTTGCTTGAAGACAGCCTGCTGCAGAGTATTTCGGGGTTCTGGCTGCGTCATCGCTATTCGAAAACAGATCGGGTTGATCTTGCCTTTCCCTGGCATCCACCACTCCGGAAAATTCTGAACGCTCTGAAGAGATTCATGCCCGCAGCCGCCTTCGATGCGCTCAAGTCTTATCAGTTCCACCCAATACGGCATGTGGCTTTCAGTACAACATATGAGACCGAACCGTCAATGACGGTTTATTTTTCCGCTCCTCTCTCTGGTGACTGGCCACCGGATTTCACCTCGTTTCAAGATGCGATCCGCATTTCAGGCACGGCTCTTCACCATGCGATCGAAAAGAGGTTTTTAGAACATATCCCTCCGGCAGCGTTAACCCCGAATACCTGCCTCGAAAAATTCTACAATACAAGCTCAGTTGAAACATGGCAACGCGTTCTCGGCACAACCATGCACTATCACTTCGGTATATTCTGCCATGAAGAGCAGGAGGGTTCATTAAACTGCTCTTCCGATGAGCCCTTCGACAGGGCCGTTACAGAGCTTTTTGAATTTATCCCTTACGGCAGCAGCATCTACGATGTAGGATGCGGCTGGGGCGGCCCCGCCCGTCTGCTCTCAAGAGAGCACGGTTGCCATGTTCTGAGTTGTACGATCAGCGAGACTCAATATCGATACCTCTCTGCATCAGGCTTGCGTGTACGCTATGGTGATGCAGAAACAACACTTCCGCCGGGCATCTTCGACTGCATGCTTCTCATAGAGAGTTTCGAACATATGCGGGATAAGGTGCGTTTGCTCCATATACTGCGGCTTTTCGGCAAAAAGCTGGTCATGCTGTAG